The following proteins come from a genomic window of Finegoldia magna ATCC 29328:
- a CDS encoding TIGR01212 family radical SAM protein (This family includes YhcC from E. coli K-12, an uncharacterized radical SAM protein.) — protein MTDRYNIYSKYLKEHYGEKVYKLPIKLDLTCPNRDGRLGHGGCIYCHEEGGSFENKEKHLSIREQLEKDKQTIENKYNAHKFISYFQNYSNTYMPLELFRKYVNEAVVEDVVAISVSTRPDCIVIEHLEILKQLQQEKHVDIIIELGLQTSNNKTLKIINRQHTVADFIRACLMIKKYGFRICTHVILALPWDDMDDVRETAKLLSVLKVDECKIHSLYIPKYTILAKWYKEGKVQLKSLDEYVNEVCEFLKYLDKDILIQRLVGRMPEEDSVFCNWNTSHWKIQDMIIEKMERENIFQGDNFDEKMGIII, from the coding sequence ATGACTGATAGATATAACATTTACAGCAAATATCTAAAAGAACATTACGGAGAAAAAGTCTACAAACTTCCAATAAAACTGGATTTAACTTGTCCCAACAGAGACGGAAGGTTGGGACATGGTGGTTGCATATATTGTCACGAAGAAGGTGGCAGCTTCGAGAACAAAGAAAAACACCTTTCTATTCGTGAGCAATTGGAAAAAGACAAACAAACCATCGAAAACAAATACAACGCCCACAAATTTATATCGTATTTTCAAAATTATTCCAACACATATATGCCACTTGAATTGTTTCGAAAATACGTCAACGAAGCAGTGGTGGAAGATGTCGTTGCAATCAGCGTATCTACAAGACCGGATTGCATTGTAATTGAACATTTGGAAATACTGAAACAACTTCAACAAGAAAAACACGTCGACATTATCATAGAGCTTGGGCTTCAAACATCTAACAACAAAACTTTGAAGATAATCAATAGACAACACACAGTTGCAGATTTCATTCGCGCTTGTTTGATGATAAAAAAATACGGATTTAGAATTTGCACGCATGTAATACTCGCACTTCCATGGGATGACATGGACGATGTCAGAGAAACTGCGAAGCTTTTATCGGTATTAAAAGTTGACGAATGCAAAATACATTCACTATACATTCCCAAATACACGATACTTGCTAAATGGTATAAAGAAGGAAAAGTGCAGCTCAAATCATTGGACGAATATGTAAATGAAGTTTGCGAATTCTTGAAATATTTGGATAAGGATATCCTAATTCAGCGATTAGTCGGCAGAATGCCCGAAGAAGATTCTGTGTTTTGCAACTGGAATACAAGTCACTGGAAGATACAAGATATGATAATCGAGAAAATGGAACGTGAAAATATTTTCCAAGGTGATAATTTTGACGAAAAAATGGGTATAATAATATAA
- a CDS encoding peroxiredoxin produces the protein MNNLKEFLNEEYYDKYKGKNLVVYIYPKDNTSGCTIEADGFSEVYDEFQKLNTEVVGISKDSEKTHENFRKKQGLKQELISDPERIFLNNFGCVYKGKMYGKEVTKTERSTFVFDKDMNLVKEFRKVKPDENPQEVLDFVRENLND, from the coding sequence ATGAATAATTTAAAAGAATTTTTGAACGAAGAATATTATGACAAATACAAGGGCAAAAACTTGGTAGTGTACATCTATCCAAAAGACAACACAAGTGGCTGTACAATTGAGGCGGACGGATTTTCCGAAGTTTACGACGAATTTCAAAAGCTTAACACAGAAGTTGTAGGAATTAGCAAGGACTCTGAAAAAACACACGAAAATTTCAGAAAAAAACAAGGACTAAAACAAGAATTGATATCCGATCCAGAAAGAATATTCTTGAACAATTTTGGCTGTGTGTACAAGGGCAAAATGTACGGCAAAGAAGTTACAAAAACTGAAAGAAGCACATTTGTATTTGACAAGGATATGAATTTGGTCAAAGAATTCAGAAAAGTAAAACCAGACGAGAACCCACAAGAAGTGTTGGATTTCGTACGAGAAAATCTAAATGACTGA
- a CDS encoding ATP-binding protein yields the protein MVKFVVGPKGSGKTKWLIDKANDEKKNNNGNIIFIDSDDKHIFTLDHSVRLIDASTFHISSPESLYGFLAGIMSRDFDIETIYVDGIYSIVDMTEQQLEEFLENLEVLSKEANVKFFIGMNKEKSSLPAKYHEDTVELHA from the coding sequence ATGGTTAAATTTGTAGTAGGTCCTAAAGGCAGTGGAAAAACAAAATGGTTGATCGACAAGGCCAACGACGAAAAGAAAAACAATAACGGTAACATAATATTTATAGACTCTGATGACAAGCACATCTTTACACTTGATCACTCAGTAAGACTTATAGATGCATCGACATTCCACATCTCAAGTCCAGAAAGTTTGTATGGATTTTTGGCAGGGATTATGTCAAGAGATTTCGATATCGAAACAATTTACGTAGACGGAATTTACTCAATCGTTGACATGACAGAACAACAATTAGAAGAATTCCTAGAAAACTTGGAAGTTTTATCAAAAGAAGCTAACGTTAAGTTCTTCATTGGAATGAACAAAGAAAAATCAAGCTTACCAGCAAAATACCACGAAGACACAGTGGAATTGCACGCATAA
- a CDS encoding Cof-type HAD-IIB family hydrolase: MKNNFKAVMIDLDGTLLTDDKKITDFSNQILQKLYDNGIKIIIATGRGLSRAKQLTEKLDFDKIILANNGAIIHSSSNIATDEDLMLESSVVDELSTLSKEYGIRPYFFVENKCALLIQDEEDKNRFVDSVGDIGEIMTVSERNLPIDDCVSMIMIAGKNHIYDIVERIKTNLNVTYHIHTKYFPQNIRMLEVQNVNTDKYKRAIHVLEHFGIKSDEVVAIGDAHNDLEMVVNSGLGVAMKNSDDILKQNADIITQYTNEQDGLAKFLEELFELRDYE; the protein is encoded by the coding sequence ATGAAGAATAATTTCAAGGCTGTTATGATTGATCTGGACGGAACTCTTCTGACAGACGATAAAAAAATTACTGATTTCAGTAATCAAATTTTACAAAAACTTTATGACAATGGCATAAAGATTATTATTGCAACAGGAAGAGGTCTATCCAGAGCTAAGCAATTAACCGAGAAATTAGATTTTGACAAAATAATCCTTGCAAATAATGGAGCTATTATTCATAGTAGCTCCAACATTGCAACGGATGAGGATTTGATGTTGGAATCTAGTGTGGTGGATGAGCTTAGCACTTTATCAAAAGAGTATGGGATTAGACCGTATTTTTTTGTGGAAAACAAATGCGCACTTCTCATCCAAGATGAAGAAGACAAGAATCGTTTTGTAGATAGCGTGGGAGATATCGGTGAGATTATGACAGTTTCTGAGAGAAATTTGCCGATTGATGACTGCGTGAGTATGATTATGATTGCTGGAAAAAATCACATTTACGATATAGTTGAGCGTATCAAGACCAATCTAAATGTGACATACCACATTCACACGAAATATTTTCCCCAAAATATCAGAATGCTAGAAGTGCAAAATGTGAACACCGACAAATACAAAAGGGCAATTCATGTGCTTGAACATTTTGGAATAAAAAGTGACGAGGTGGTTGCAATTGGCGATGCGCACAACGATTTGGAAATGGTTGTAAACAGTGGGCTTGGAGTTGCAATGAAAAACTCCGACGATATTTTGAAACAAAATGCAGACATCATAACACAATACACAAACGAACAAGACGGACTGGCGAAATTTTTAGAAGAACTATTTGAGTTGAGGGATTATGAATAA
- a CDS encoding DUF1292 domain-containing protein has product MSDERNLENEEMYEEEELDTIVLTLEDGGEIECGILGVFEVEGYDSDYIALVSEDDNEIMIYKYEEINEEEANLDVIEDDAEYEKAKETFESLFVDFDGEDEE; this is encoded by the coding sequence ATGAGTGACGAAAGAAATTTAGAAAACGAAGAAATGTATGAAGAAGAAGAGTTAGATACAATCGTACTAACATTAGAAGATGGCGGAGAAATCGAATGCGGAATTCTTGGAGTATTCGAAGTTGAAGGATATGACAGTGATTATATCGCACTTGTATCTGAAGATGACAACGAAATTATGATTTACAAATACGAAGAAATCAACGAAGAAGAAGCTAACTTGGATGTTATCGAAGACGATGCTGAATACGAAAAAGCAAAAGAAACATTCGAATCTCTTTTCGTAGATTTTGATGGAGAAGATGAAGAATAA